The proteins below come from a single Haemorhous mexicanus isolate bHaeMex1 chromosome 20, bHaeMex1.pri, whole genome shotgun sequence genomic window:
- the FDXR gene encoding NADPH:adrenodoxin oxidoreductase, mitochondrial isoform X3 produces the protein MAGAGGRAPLGLRRWLSSAAPAPRVCVVGSGPAGFYTAQHILKHHGGALVDIYEKLPVPFGLVRFGVAPDHPEVKNVINTFTQTAHSERCSYYGNVTVGRDVTVPELRQAYHAVVLSYGAEDNRVLGIPGENLPGVYSARAFVGWYNGLPENQDLKPDLSCETALILGHGNVALDIARILLSPLHLLRKTDITDSSLAALACSKVKRVWLVGRRGPLQVAFTIKELREMINLPGARAVLDPADFTGLESAVKDASRPRKRLTELMIKTALEKPVEMQAAAARAAGPREWGLKFQRSPQEVLPSADGRRARGIRMALTRLEGSGDSAKAIPTGDVEELECGLVLSSIGYRSLPLDPAVPFDSQRGVIPNSSGRVEGVPGLYCSGWVKRGPTGMIITTMNDSFDTAQSLLEDLQGGVLDISPSREGFGLVESILHSRGVRPVSFLDWEKIDAAEVARGKATGKPREKIVDPAEMLRIIGH, from the exons ATGGCCGGCGCGGGGGGCCGAGCTCCGCTGG GTCTGCGGCGGTGGCTGTCCTCGGCTGCCCCGGCGCCTCGGGTCTGCGTGGTGGGCAGCGGCCCCGCTGGCTTCTACACGGCTCAGCACATCCTCAAG caccaTGGCGGGGCCCTGGTGGACATCTACGAGAAGCTGCCTGTTCCCTTTGGGCTCGTCCGTTTTGGAGTGGCCCCAGACCACCCTGAGGTGAAG aaCGTGATCAACACCTTCACGCAGACGGCGCATTCGGAGCGCTGCTCCTACTACGGGAACGTCACCGTAGGAAGGGACGTGACTGTGCCAGAGCTGCGGCAGGCGTACCACGCCGTGGTGCTG AGTTATGGTGCTGAAGACAACAGGGTCCTGGGGATCCCAGGGGAGAACCTCCCTGGTGTTTACTCAGCCCGAGCCTTCGTGGGCTGGTACAACGGGCTGCCTGAGAACCAGGAT CTAAAGCCTGACCTGAGCTGTGAGACAGCGCTGATTCTGGGTCATGGCAACGTGGCACTGGACATAGCCCGcatcctgctgtccccactgcaTCTTCTCAGG AAGACAGACATCACTGACAGCTCCCTGGCAGCTCTTGCCTGCAGCAAGGTGAAGCGTGTCTGGCTGGTTGGGAGGAGGGGACCTCTCCAAGTCGCTTTCACCATCAAG GAGCTGCGGGAGATGATAAACCTGCCTGGTGCCAGAGCTGTCCTGGACCCTGCCGACTTCACAGGCCTCGAAAGTGCTGTCAAAG ATGCTTCCAGGCCCAGGAAGCGACTGACTGAGCTGATGATCAAAACAGCCCTGGAGAAGCCAGTGGAgatgcaggcagcagcagcaagggcagCAGGCCCCCGGGAGTGGGGGCTGAAGTTCCAACGCAGCCCCCAGGAAGTGCTGCCCAGTGCTGATGGGAGGAGGGCGAGAGGCATCCGCATGGCCCTGACCCGCCTGGAG GGCTCAGGTGACTCTGCCAAAGCCATTCCCACTGGAgatgtggaggagctggagtgtGGGCTGGTGCTCAGCAGCATCGGCTACCGGAGCCTGCCGCTGGACCCGGCTGTGCCCTTCGACAGCCAGCGCGGGGTCATCCCCAACAGCTCGGGCAGAGTGGAGGGTGTTCCAG GTCTGTACTGCAGCGGGTGGGTGAAGAGAGGACCCACAGGCATGATCATCACCACCATGAACGACAGCTTTGACACTGCCCAGTCTCTGCTGGAGGATCTTCAGGGGGGTGTGCTGGATATATCCCCTTCCAGAGAAGGCTTTGGGCTTGTGGAGAGCATCCTGCACAGCCGAG GGGTCCGTCCCGTTTCCTTCTTGGACTGGGAGAAGATTGATGCTGCTGAAGTGGCAAGAGGCAAAGCTACTGGCAAGCCCCGGGAGAAGATCGTAGATCCTGCGGAGATGCTGCGGATCATCGGTCACTAA
- the GRIN2C gene encoding LOW QUALITY PROTEIN: glutamate receptor ionotropic, NMDA 2C (The sequence of the model RefSeq protein was modified relative to this genomic sequence to represent the inferred CDS: inserted 1 base in 1 codon), whose protein sequence is MEERGEGKEAVLPPSLSGTGAGPXARRGGPVSGGRAAYPPFPPFHRGWRPAPKLRRGGRTHVLSFYRPRAPPSLHPRIPPPRSSRPSRPGSPAGPGAGGDGCQGSEVAETPAAAGPPPVHTRSAPAPSFPRSRPCLQPPLQSRRRRRRQGRAGTDGGRRSPPPAAAGADPAPGGCPAGGEALEEPSPRWDEPRRSRGACRHRAAAVPDTLVDMGRAPAHALLLSMVLGCSAAFTDILLPGPEEPVVNVAVVFGGTSYPLHIRSRLSPQSFLDMPLEIHPITVVVNNTNPSTLLTQICDILAGHKIHGIVFEDNVGTEAVAQILDFISSQTQVPIISISGGSAVVLTPKEPRSAFLQLGVSIEQQIQVIFKVLEEYDWGSFAVITSLYPGYNIFLDVIRSFTDASYFGWELQEVLTFEMSQEQSSSRTQRLLRQIDAQVLIVYCSREEAEYLFSMAEQVGLVGPGYIWIVPSMTVGNMEVPPSSFPVGLISVVTESWKLSLRQKVRDGVAIIAMGAASFFRAHGYLPEVGRGCWTPTRATATATNTSFYRHLLNVTWEHRDFSFNEGGYLVKPTMVVITLNQHRLWEMVGKWDKGIIHMKYPVWPRYGSFMQPVVDNRHLTVATLEERPFVIVENTDPSTGVCVRNTVPCRKQTNSSQSGDGLVDPYTKLCCKGFCIDILKKLAKAVKFSYDLYLVTNGKHGKIVRGVWNGMIGEVYYKRADMAIGSLTINEERSEIVDFSVPFVETGISVMVARSNGTVSPSAFLEPYSPAVWVMMFVMCLTVVAITVFVFEYFSPVGYNQNLTSGKRPGGPSFTIGKSVWLLWALVFNNSVPIENPKGTTSKIMVLIWAFFAVIFLASYTANLAAFMIQEQYIDTVSGLSDRKFQRPQEQYPPFRFGTVPNGSTERNIRSNYPDMHTHMVKYNQRSVEDALTSLKTGKLDAFIYDAAVLNYMAGKDEGCKLVTIGSGKVFATTGYGIALQKDSRWKRAIDLALLQFLGDGETQKLETVWLSGICQNEKNEVMSSKLDIDNMAGVFYMLLVAMGLSLLVFAWEHLVYWKLRHSVPKSHKLDFLLAISRGIYSCFNGVQTLSSPGRAPTPDVTASSAQVNVLKMLQAAKEMVTTASVGGSLEQATRTIEDWSNHSERLQTTFSLRTPQLVVQNSTGAHRGPPSGPHAAERLGRAYAPKGAPLGLPLPQPIPVESHLHGEENWREENEHPHLLHPLKFRGGCVGDEALTGLPHLLVKTSPGGDYGEQMLVGNHVGAPLPPPTSPRDLPPPDIYREHKRPSGRPDRLQNNPLLQRDGAHGGSGTLPRLLSAAEKKREVGSAFLPPSCSRGAFPKVTRTSRARGELARPEAAGMEREKLSRRASSARAPGERGEKRRPAGLRRCGAPRPAARADVPDLFPEAEAGYGCGSRCPQAAGRLPPRSPVTRLPSYREACRQNPGATFTVPACAPHACMNSYANLPLYARHLSRGSAPSREHPGVHPCARGSGRWDSACRDCGRRGELAVLRAVGAERRDPPVARGVASPCAGGSWRRVSSLESEV, encoded by the exons ATGGAGGAGAGGGGCGAAGGAAAAGAGGCGGTCTTGCCCCCTTCTCTCTCCGGCACCGGGGCCGGTC GTGCCAGGAGAGGCGGGCCGGTTTCTGGAGGGAGGGCTGCCTATCCCCCGTTCCCCCCCTTCCACCGGGGCTGGCGGCCAGCCCCGAAGTTGCGGCGAGGCGGGAGGACACACGTCCTGTCCTTCTACCGCCCCCGGGCTCCCCCCAGCCTCCATCCCCGCATCCCTCCCCCGCGCTCCTCCCGACCGTCCCGCCCGGGCAGCCCCGCCGGTCCCGGGGCGGGGGGAGatggctgccagggctcggaGGTCGCCGAGACACCTGCTGCCGCCGGGCCCCCCCCCGTGCACACCCGCTccgctcccgctccctccttcccccgcTCCCGTCCCTGCCTCCAGCCGCCGCTGcagagccgccgccgccgccgccgccaagGACGAGCCGGGACCGACGGCGGCCGCCGGAGCCCCCCGCCAGCCGCGGCGGGGGCCGACCCTGCCCCGGGGGGCTGCCCCGCAGGAGGAGAAGCTTTGGAAGAGCCGAGCCCCCGGTGGGACGAGCCCCGCCGGAGCCGCGGGGCATGTAGGCACCGAGCAGCGGCGGTCCC ggacacGCTGGTGGACATGGGCAGAGCCCCGGCGCACGCTCTGCTACTGTCGATGGTGCTGGGCTGCTCGGCTGCCTTCACGGACATcctgctgccaggccctgaGGAGCCCGTGGTCAACGTGGCCGTGGTGTTTGGGGGCACGTCCTACCCCCTGCACATCCGCTCCCGCCTGAGCCCCCAGAGCTTCCTGGACATGCCCCTGGAGATCCACCCCATCACTGTTGTCGTCAACAACACCAACCCCAGCACCCTCCTCACCCAGATCTGCGACATCCTTGCTGGCCACAAGATCCACGGCATCGTCTTTGAAGACAATGTGGGCACGGAGGCCGTGGCCCAGATCCTTGACTTCATCTCCTCCCAGACCCAGGTCCCCATCATCAGCATCAGCGGCGGGTCTGCAGTGGTCCTGACCCCAAAG gAGCCCAGATCAGCTTTCCTGCAGTTGGGTGTCTCCATCGAGCAGCAAATCCAGGTGATCTTCAAGGTGCTGGAGGAATACGACTGGGGCTCCTTTGCTGTCATCACCAGCCTCTACCCAGGCTATAACATCTTCCTGGATGTCATCCGCTCCTTCACGGATGCCAGCTACtttggctgggagctgcaagAGGTGCTCACCTTCGAGatgagccaggagcagagcagctccaggacgCAGCGGCTCTTGCGCCAGATTGATGCCCAGGTCCTCATTGTTTACTGCTCCCGAGAGGAGGCTGAGTATCTCTTCTCCATGGCAGAACAAGTTGGGCTAGTGGGGCCAGGATACATCTGGATTGTGCCCAGCATGACAGTAGGCAACATGGAGGTGCCGCCCTCCTCTTTCCCAGTTGGCCTCATCAGCGTGGTGACGGAGAGCTGGAAGCTGAGCCTGCGGCAGAAGGTGCGGGATGGCGTGGCCATCATTGCCATGGGGGCAGCCAGCTTCTTCCGTGCCCATGGCTACCTCCCAGAGGTGGGGCGGGGCTGCTGGACCCCCACCAGGGCGACTGCCACCGCCACCAACACAAGCTTCTACCG GCACCTTCTCAATGTGACATGGGAGCACAGGGACTTCTCCTTCAATGAAGGTGGCTACCTGGTCAAGCCCACCATGGTGGTGATCACGCTCAACCAGCACCGGCTCTGGGAGATG GTGGGCAAATGGGATAAAGGCATCATCCACATGAAGTACCCGGTGTGGCCCCGCTACGGCTCCTTCATGCAGCCCGTGGTCGATAACCGCCACCTGACAGTGGCCACCCTGGAGGAGAGACCCTTCGTCATCGTGGAGAACACAGACCCCAGCACGGGGGTCTGCGTGCGCAACACCGTGCCCTGCCGCAAGCAGACCAACTCCTCCCAGAG TGGTGATGGCCTTGTGGATCCTTACACGAAGCTGTGCTGCAAAGGTTTCTGCATCGACATCCTGAAGAAGCTGGCCAAGGCAGTGAAGTTCTCCTACGACCTCTACCTGGTGACAAATGGCAAACACGGCAAGATCGTCCGTGGGGTCTGGAACGGCATGATTGGTGAG GTGTACTACAAGCGTGCAGACATGGCCATCGGCTCCCTCACCATCAATGAGGAGCGGTCCGAGATTGTGGATTTCTCCGTGCCCTTTGTGGAGACGGGCATCAGCGTCATGGTGGCCCGGAGCAATGGCACCGTGTCCCCCTCCGCTTTCCTGG AGCCTTATAGCCCAGCCGTGTGGGTCATGATGTTTGTCATGTGCCTCACTGTGGTGGCCATCACTGTCTTCGTGTTCGAGTATTTCAGCCCCGTTGGCTACAACCAGAACCTCACCAGCGGCAAGA GGCCGGGAGGTCCCTCCTTCACCATTGGCAAGTCCGTGTGGTTGCTGTGGGCTCTGGTCTTCAACAACTCAGTCCCCATCGAGAACCCCAAGGGCACCACCAGCAAGATCATGGTGCTCATCTGGGCCTTCTTCGCTGTCATCTTCCTCGCCAGCTACACGGCCAACCTGGCTGCCTTCATGATCCAGGAGCAGTACATTGACACTGTGTCAGGGCTGAGTGACAGGAAG TTTCAGAGGCCACAGGAGCAGTATCCACCCTTCCGCTTTGGCACTGTCCCCAACGGCAGCACCGAGAGGAACATCCGCAGCAACTACCCCGACATGCACACCCACATGGTGAAGTACAACCAGCGCTCTGTGGAGGACGCCCTCACCAGCCTCAAAACGGG GAAGCTGGATGCCTTCATCTACGACGCGGCAGTGCTCAACTACATGGCGGGCAAGGATGAGGGCTGCAAGCTGGTGACCATCGGCAGTGGGAAAGTATTTGCCACCACGGGCTACGGCATTGCCCTGCAGAAGGACTCGCGCTGGAAGAGGGCCATTgacctggccctgctccagtTCCTGGGAGATG GTGAGACCCAGAAGCTGGAGACAGTTTGGCTGTCAGGGATCTGCCAGAATGAGAAGAATGAGGTGATGAGCAGCAAGCTGGACATTGACAACATGGCTGGGGTTTTCTACATGCTGCTGGTGGCCAtggggctgagcctgctggTCTTCGCTTGGGAGCACCTCGTCTACTGGAAGCTGCGTCATTccgtccccaaatcccacaagcTTGACTTCCTCCTGGCCATCAGCAGG GGCATCTACAGCTGCTTCAATGGGGTGCAGACCCTGTCGAGCCCCGGCCGGGCACCCACACCCGAtgtcactgccagctcagcccaggtCAATGTGCTGAAAATGCTGCAGGCGGCCAAAGAGATGGTGACAACGGCCAGCGTGGGCGGCTCACTGGAGCAGGCCACCCGCACCATTGAGGACTGGAGCAACCACAGCGAGCGCCTCCAGACCACCTTCTCCCTGAGGACACCCCAGCTCGTGGTGCAGAACAGCACCGGCGCACACCGGGGGCCGCCCTCCGGCCCGCACGCCGCcgagaggctggggagagcctACGCTCCCAAGGGTGCTCCCCTGGGGCTGCCgctgccccagcccatccccGTGGAATCCCATCTGCACGGGGAGGAGAATTGGAGAGAGGAAAACGAGCATCCCCACCTGCTACACCCCCTGAAGTTTCGGGGTGGCTGTGTAGGGGATGAAGCTCTCACAGGTTTACCCCACCTCCTGGTGAAGACTTCCCCAGGAGGGGATTATGGGGAGCAGATGCTGGTGGGGAACCATGTCGGGGCTCCCCTCCCGCCCCCCACATCCCCCAGGGACCTCCCACCACCGGACATCTACAGGGAGCACAAGCGGCCGTCGGGACGGCCGGACAGGCTGCAAAACAACCCCTTGCTCCAGAGGGACGGGGCACACGGGGGCTCAGGGACTCTGCCCCGGCTGCTCTCGGCAGCGGAGAAGAAGCGGGAGGTGGGCAGCGCCTTTCTGCCTCCATCCTGCTCTCGCGGAGCCTTCCCGAAAGTCACCAGGACTTCCAGAGCAAGGGGCGAGCTGGCGCGGCCGGAGGCGGCGGGGATGGAGCGGGAGAAGCTGAGCCGGCGGGCGAGCTCGGCCAGGGCGCCCGGGGAGCGCGGCGAGAAGCGGCGTCCcgcggggctgcggcgctgcgGGGCCCCCCGCCCGGCCGCCCGCGCCGACGTGCCCGACCTCTTCCCCGAAGCCGAGGCCGGCTACGGCTGCGGCTCCCGCTGCCCGCAGGCCGCTGGCCGGCTGCCACCGAGGTCGCCCGTGACAAGGCTGCCGTCCTACCGGGAGGCTTGCCGGCAAAACCCTGGCGCCACCTTCACCGTGCCGGCGTGCGCTCCCCACGCCTGCATGAACTCCTACGCCAACCTGCCCCTCTACGCCAGACACCTCTCGCGGGGGTCCGCACCGTCCCGGGAGCACCCCGGGGTGCACCCCTGTGCCCGGGGATCCGGGCGCTGGGACAGCGCCTGCAGAGACTGTGGGAGGCGCggggagctggctgtgctgcgGGCGGTGGGGGCGGAGAGGAGGGACCCACCGGTGGCCCGCGGGGTAGCGAGTCCTTGCGCCGGCGGGTCCTGGCGGCGGGTCTCCAGCCTGGAGTCGGAGGTGTGa
- the FDXR gene encoding NADPH:adrenodoxin oxidoreductase, mitochondrial isoform X2 → MLSKALCRLTIGRRGGGRDPAAAVEPGPGGRVAGGAGPERDKRGSRGCGNRARSPCCTPGAVRGAGPRDPGLRRWLSSAAPAPRVCVVGSGPAGFYTAQHILKHHGGALVDIYEKLPVPFGLVRFGVAPDHPEVKNVINTFTQTAHSERCSYYGNVTVGRDVTVPELRQAYHAVVLKTDITDSSLAALACSKVKRVWLVGRRGPLQVAFTIKELREMINLPGARAVLDPADFTGLESAVKDASRPRKRLTELMIKTALEKPVEMQAAAARAAGPREWGLKFQRSPQEVLPSADGRRARGIRMALTRLEGSGDSAKAIPTGDVEELECGLVLSSIGYRSLPLDPAVPFDSQRGVIPNSSGRVEGVPGLYCSGWVKRGPTGMIITTMNDSFDTAQSLLEDLQGGVLDISPSREGFGLVESILHSRGVRPVSFLDWEKIDAAEVARGKATGKPREKIVDPAEMLRIIGH, encoded by the exons ATGCTAAGCAAGGCGCTGTGCCGCCTCACGATTGGTCGGCGAGGAGGGGGGCGGGACCCAGCGGCGGCAGTGGAGCCGGGCCCGGGGGGACGCGTGGCCGGGGGAGCGGGCCCGGAGCGTGACAAGCGGGGCAGCCGCGGCTGCGGGAACCGCGCCCgcagcccctgctgcacccctggggctgtgagaggCGCGGGGCCCAGGGACCCCG GTCTGCGGCGGTGGCTGTCCTCGGCTGCCCCGGCGCCTCGGGTCTGCGTGGTGGGCAGCGGCCCCGCTGGCTTCTACACGGCTCAGCACATCCTCAAG caccaTGGCGGGGCCCTGGTGGACATCTACGAGAAGCTGCCTGTTCCCTTTGGGCTCGTCCGTTTTGGAGTGGCCCCAGACCACCCTGAGGTGAAG aaCGTGATCAACACCTTCACGCAGACGGCGCATTCGGAGCGCTGCTCCTACTACGGGAACGTCACCGTAGGAAGGGACGTGACTGTGCCAGAGCTGCGGCAGGCGTACCACGCCGTGGTGCTG AAGACAGACATCACTGACAGCTCCCTGGCAGCTCTTGCCTGCAGCAAGGTGAAGCGTGTCTGGCTGGTTGGGAGGAGGGGACCTCTCCAAGTCGCTTTCACCATCAAG GAGCTGCGGGAGATGATAAACCTGCCTGGTGCCAGAGCTGTCCTGGACCCTGCCGACTTCACAGGCCTCGAAAGTGCTGTCAAAG ATGCTTCCAGGCCCAGGAAGCGACTGACTGAGCTGATGATCAAAACAGCCCTGGAGAAGCCAGTGGAgatgcaggcagcagcagcaagggcagCAGGCCCCCGGGAGTGGGGGCTGAAGTTCCAACGCAGCCCCCAGGAAGTGCTGCCCAGTGCTGATGGGAGGAGGGCGAGAGGCATCCGCATGGCCCTGACCCGCCTGGAG GGCTCAGGTGACTCTGCCAAAGCCATTCCCACTGGAgatgtggaggagctggagtgtGGGCTGGTGCTCAGCAGCATCGGCTACCGGAGCCTGCCGCTGGACCCGGCTGTGCCCTTCGACAGCCAGCGCGGGGTCATCCCCAACAGCTCGGGCAGAGTGGAGGGTGTTCCAG GTCTGTACTGCAGCGGGTGGGTGAAGAGAGGACCCACAGGCATGATCATCACCACCATGAACGACAGCTTTGACACTGCCCAGTCTCTGCTGGAGGATCTTCAGGGGGGTGTGCTGGATATATCCCCTTCCAGAGAAGGCTTTGGGCTTGTGGAGAGCATCCTGCACAGCCGAG GGGTCCGTCCCGTTTCCTTCTTGGACTGGGAGAAGATTGATGCTGCTGAAGTGGCAAGAGGCAAAGCTACTGGCAAGCCCCGGGAGAAGATCGTAGATCCTGCGGAGATGCTGCGGATCATCGGTCACTAA
- the FDXR gene encoding NADPH:adrenodoxin oxidoreductase, mitochondrial isoform X1: MLSKALCRLTIGRRGGGRDPAAAVEPGPGGRVAGGAGPERDKRGSRGCGNRARSPCCTPGAVRGAGPRDPGLRRWLSSAAPAPRVCVVGSGPAGFYTAQHILKHHGGALVDIYEKLPVPFGLVRFGVAPDHPEVKNVINTFTQTAHSERCSYYGNVTVGRDVTVPELRQAYHAVVLSYGAEDNRVLGIPGENLPGVYSARAFVGWYNGLPENQDLKPDLSCETALILGHGNVALDIARILLSPLHLLRKTDITDSSLAALACSKVKRVWLVGRRGPLQVAFTIKELREMINLPGARAVLDPADFTGLESAVKDASRPRKRLTELMIKTALEKPVEMQAAAARAAGPREWGLKFQRSPQEVLPSADGRRARGIRMALTRLEGSGDSAKAIPTGDVEELECGLVLSSIGYRSLPLDPAVPFDSQRGVIPNSSGRVEGVPGLYCSGWVKRGPTGMIITTMNDSFDTAQSLLEDLQGGVLDISPSREGFGLVESILHSRGVRPVSFLDWEKIDAAEVARGKATGKPREKIVDPAEMLRIIGH, encoded by the exons ATGCTAAGCAAGGCGCTGTGCCGCCTCACGATTGGTCGGCGAGGAGGGGGGCGGGACCCAGCGGCGGCAGTGGAGCCGGGCCCGGGGGGACGCGTGGCCGGGGGAGCGGGCCCGGAGCGTGACAAGCGGGGCAGCCGCGGCTGCGGGAACCGCGCCCgcagcccctgctgcacccctggggctgtgagaggCGCGGGGCCCAGGGACCCCG GTCTGCGGCGGTGGCTGTCCTCGGCTGCCCCGGCGCCTCGGGTCTGCGTGGTGGGCAGCGGCCCCGCTGGCTTCTACACGGCTCAGCACATCCTCAAG caccaTGGCGGGGCCCTGGTGGACATCTACGAGAAGCTGCCTGTTCCCTTTGGGCTCGTCCGTTTTGGAGTGGCCCCAGACCACCCTGAGGTGAAG aaCGTGATCAACACCTTCACGCAGACGGCGCATTCGGAGCGCTGCTCCTACTACGGGAACGTCACCGTAGGAAGGGACGTGACTGTGCCAGAGCTGCGGCAGGCGTACCACGCCGTGGTGCTG AGTTATGGTGCTGAAGACAACAGGGTCCTGGGGATCCCAGGGGAGAACCTCCCTGGTGTTTACTCAGCCCGAGCCTTCGTGGGCTGGTACAACGGGCTGCCTGAGAACCAGGAT CTAAAGCCTGACCTGAGCTGTGAGACAGCGCTGATTCTGGGTCATGGCAACGTGGCACTGGACATAGCCCGcatcctgctgtccccactgcaTCTTCTCAGG AAGACAGACATCACTGACAGCTCCCTGGCAGCTCTTGCCTGCAGCAAGGTGAAGCGTGTCTGGCTGGTTGGGAGGAGGGGACCTCTCCAAGTCGCTTTCACCATCAAG GAGCTGCGGGAGATGATAAACCTGCCTGGTGCCAGAGCTGTCCTGGACCCTGCCGACTTCACAGGCCTCGAAAGTGCTGTCAAAG ATGCTTCCAGGCCCAGGAAGCGACTGACTGAGCTGATGATCAAAACAGCCCTGGAGAAGCCAGTGGAgatgcaggcagcagcagcaagggcagCAGGCCCCCGGGAGTGGGGGCTGAAGTTCCAACGCAGCCCCCAGGAAGTGCTGCCCAGTGCTGATGGGAGGAGGGCGAGAGGCATCCGCATGGCCCTGACCCGCCTGGAG GGCTCAGGTGACTCTGCCAAAGCCATTCCCACTGGAgatgtggaggagctggagtgtGGGCTGGTGCTCAGCAGCATCGGCTACCGGAGCCTGCCGCTGGACCCGGCTGTGCCCTTCGACAGCCAGCGCGGGGTCATCCCCAACAGCTCGGGCAGAGTGGAGGGTGTTCCAG GTCTGTACTGCAGCGGGTGGGTGAAGAGAGGACCCACAGGCATGATCATCACCACCATGAACGACAGCTTTGACACTGCCCAGTCTCTGCTGGAGGATCTTCAGGGGGGTGTGCTGGATATATCCCCTTCCAGAGAAGGCTTTGGGCTTGTGGAGAGCATCCTGCACAGCCGAG GGGTCCGTCCCGTTTCCTTCTTGGACTGGGAGAAGATTGATGCTGCTGAAGTGGCAAGAGGCAAAGCTACTGGCAAGCCCCGGGAGAAGATCGTAGATCCTGCGGAGATGCTGCGGATCATCGGTCACTAA